The sequence CGTAAAGAAAATTCTCATAGTACAGGTATGATTTGGCATAGACTAAAACGCTGTTTCCCTCTCCATATccatgttgttgctgtttttgtctTTCCAGGTGCGAGAGTTGTGGAAAGCAGTTGATGAGTTGTACACTGGCACATCACAGCAGGtaagctacatttgtacaactaAGTTcgcagtgtttttaagttcgcggcagcgctatagtcacatacatgtactgctacagtattggacaaaaatggtggcggtggttttaagttcacggtgaaccacaaacatttctgtatttacagtaaactGTACTCTATAAGATGATCCAGATAATCTTCCTTTCTTGTAGACAGATTTAGGAGAACAAATTTGTGATTTGATTTTTCCTATGTTTGCTAGAGACATGTTGTTTGACATGTTATATAACAGCAGGGCCAGTTTAATCTCTGAAAAAATGCTTTTCCCCCCTCCAGCGTGAAGTGGTAGAGTCCATTCTACAAGGAGTTCTGGACAAGTACAAAGTGGACGCCTCCAAAATTGACGTCCGTGTGCCAGATCTTCTGCTGCGGGAGTGTGACCGAGAACTACAGAGGGTGAGTTATAGGAACAGGATCTGGTCATTGCAATTACCATAATCCTACTCTTTGCTATGGCATAAACCACACTTACACAATTTCATTATACCAGAATCTCCTACAATGGATAAAATTACGAAAAGTAATGATATATATACCAACTGAAGTTGAACATCCCTGCATTGTAAATACAGTGAGCTTCCTAAGTGTTAGGAATTTCACCAATTTAAACCATACAAGTCTCATCCCATATACTACATAGTCTTCTGTAGAGTTGATAAGTTTACCAGAATTTTGTTTCCTAGAATTGTTAAGTAATAGAAGTTGCCATATGTTGTCTATATGAtatacaattgtcgagcaacaAATTTATCCTATGTAATATTTTAGATTTGTGTGGTTTGCAGTTAAAACTGAATAGCTAATAATATTGTGTGATTAGACACATTAACTTGTTCACCATTTGACTTTTACAAAGAAAAATCTGATCAGGAAAAGTTTTCACTTGTTTGTGGTTTTATTACATTATGTGAAGCTTTCTATATACACTTCACATGTCTACTGTATATCTTATCCTTGTAGAGAAATATTGGAGACATCTATCAGGGAGGAAAACTCAACCTCTTGAGGTAAGCAAtgtttttctctaaaattgtccTTTTTACTACAATTCTAAAAACAGTAATTGATTTATATCATTTTCCCATGCTTCTTTGTCATACAAGTAATCCTCGTATTTTCTTTCCCAGTTTTGTGCAGTTGTCAAGTCTTGCCCTGCATCTTTACATTGAGAAGTTGCATGAAGGTATGTTCTTATacaactggattacaatattCTTGCCTTTTGCAGTTGTATGTACAAGTAATGAATTAGAAATATGATCTTCtgtcatctttgaaattttaaagattGGTTGCTATTTTTGGCGATGCCACAGGGgcaatgtatattttgaacCAGAAATTTTTGCATTGATTCGTTGTCTTAATGTCTTTACTCTCTGTCTCGTTAGTTTAGCTACAAAAAAGAGAGCTATTGAGTGGGTGTAGTTGTTGtcttagaacatgtacatgtactactagtattcagttGTAGGACAGGATAACAAGgtttattgtgttttgttgtgtccaGCTGGCCTGCCCAACTTTTCCGACTTCTCTGCCGAGGTTTCCACCCAGGTGCACACGCACCATGCACACCTGGCCAATGCACAGTCATTCAGGTGAGTCAATTGTTACCTGGGGCATTGTGTGACAAACAAAGGGTTTTTGTTTGGTGCTCTTTTCAATGTGATTTTGATAGAGCACtacctaatacatgtatacgccaaaaatagttactcaagcaactggataaaattttgaaacagtcagacatatgttaatgaagtaaagacaatttcagatggttcaatagtattaacatatctattcagaggtttggtataaaaacctagttctaccagatctgtccttagtcactgacgaaagatagcggatgctatctaaaacgtctgtttcaaaattttatatgTGAAAAAGCTTGATCATATTTCTGAGTTTCTCAAGAAATGTTATGACAGTAATGCAATGCTGTAAATAGATTTATGGGGGGTggtaattttgcagtagaaagAAGTgcaaaaaacattgcaaacagTTAAAGATATACAATAGTCAGAAAATTTTTCAACTGACTTTACTTTAAGTATAAAGAGCAAAGTGCCAAAGGAAGAAAAATTCAACATGTATTATTCATACTATATGTTTATtataatgtatatacatttcTTTCTACATGTACGTTTCTTGAATTACCATTTTACTTTTCTggaacaactacatgtagatcttatTTTGGAAAGACAGCAACTTCTGTAGACTGGAACCTAGTTGTTTACTAGGATGTGTTTTGTCCTGCAGGGATACTCTGGCTGACAAGATGATCCCTGATCTCCAGGAGTCTGTAGCCAGGCTAACCAGGGAGCTGGACTCACAATATCTGCCCCCAGAACCCAACACACAGAACTCACATCCCCTCTCCATCCCGGTACGTATGCACATGTTTGTTCTTACCTTTGCAGAAAAGGTGTCTCtaaaaaaaacgcaaacataaacataaacctagccactttctatggtactgcaattGAACATCCGGTTTTGAGACATCATGTTCTGAGCATGCTATGGAAGCTTATGGGTTTAGGAATAAGTGGTGTTAATTAaagcctcctagcagcttttcaTGGAAATGCATGtgtctttttgttggaaattttgaaacaggataacaCATTTTACATACAGTGCTATTGTCCCCTCATTATAAGTTCACAATCTGTTGTGACTGATGAAGTTTATAGAATCAAGAGTTTTTGAATTTGTGTTGTTTCTCCAGTCCCTAGGTCTGGGCTTGATGCCTGCCACTCCACCTGTGTCCTTCTCACCTCAGGAAGGGACCACGGGACTCACCCCAGCAGCCTCTCTCCGCAGACCGTCTCCTGAAGgtgtgtgtttatttatttcatctcaAAATAACTGGGATGTACCTACGTCCTACGACTAGTGAAAGTTGATTTCTAAGAGGGCGTGGTATATACATGTTACATGCAGTTTGGTTAAGACAACTGTGGAGGACATTCGGTGTAACAAATAAAATCTGAttatgtcaaaacaaaatcgtTGTCCAGAACTGCCTTGTGTGTTCCTTTATCCCTACATGTGTAGGTAATTCTAAAAGAAGTCCAATATGAtcgaggtgaagcatggtgctttttcaagtagctagcagtagcgcaatgcagctttgctacggctcctatatttagccaaacacaccgtGTCACTACTACTCTTCTCTATAtatgtgctgggttcttttgcTTACAGAAGTTTTATGACTGGGGCTCCCCCATACACTAGGCTGACAGCTTAACATCCCCATCCGGAAGTAAATATAGATGTTAGTTTACTCACTTTGCTTTAGTTTGTAGATAGCTGTTCGCTACGGATTCACATTTTGTCATAAGTGAGTGAAAACATAGCTGAAAGCTGATTGGTTGCCACTCTCTGTGTAGTTTCCACCCCAGAGGTTGTGTCCAGATTGGCCAGTTCGGTCCACCGGGCGGCACGCAGGACGACGGGGCTGTTGGTGCAGGGAACACCGACCTACGACAGGGGAGTGCTGACAGGGGAACAGACTTTCAGGTATTTGTTTATAGCTGCGTAGACATGTTGTCTCAATGCCGTATGTAGACCCCACACCCAAAAAACTCACAGAATTTTAAAAGTTGTTTGGGTGGGAATTCagattgaaatgaaatttcctcTAATTTTTTCAGTGATATTGATTATCCTTGGTGTTGACTGTTAACCCTTTTATATCTAGTTTATTTTGTTACCATAACGTATCGCGTTAAAGCGTTCTAGTGACCATGTATATTCCAAGGCATTGTGAAATAAATAATTTCAGAACTCTTTGATGATCACAatcttttgtgttttgtgtacttcatacatgtatgaaacgcATTGCTCACGTTCTGTTCCTTGTTGTTAAGAGAAAGCATACAGCCTGCATCCAAGATACCTGTCAAGAGAAGAGAGGAGAGACCTGTCCAGCAGCCCAGGACGCCCCCTAGGGTCCATCAGGAGGTACTGCGAGCACCAGTAGCCGCCAGTCCCGTCACAGACGACATCTTCACGCCCCTGAAGACGGACCCAAAGGTGAGGGTGGAGACGACACCGGTTCACCAACGGAGAAGAGCGCAGGACATGCTGGCCTCCCAGTCCAAACAGCCAATGGGAGACCAGCGCTGGAGGACTCCAGCTGGGAGACAGATAGAAGACCCCTCCACTCCAAGTAGGGGAGCGCAGGGCTTTACTCCAAAGGCACATCAACTCCTAATTGATCAGGTATTGTACTGTGCTACTGTAAAAAGAAAGTACAGTAATTGAATATGtgtgtaaaggtaaaggtataggcagtcccatagcctttttgaggtcaTAGTTGCAGTGGGTTGTGGCTatggcacagtattggaaggaggaacccagccctctccttcctcagtcttttacctccccaaccaaagtcaggtacccattttatacctgggtggagtgaggagagtcgtgtgaagtgcttttcccaaggacatGACATCTAGAtgaaatgccaggaatcgaacctgtgtCCTGTAGCCTAGCCTCTCGGACATTTGACAACACTGTTTTTATTAAACTTGAGTAGAATACCTGGTAGTTTGATCATTTCTAATAGTATTTACCAGCTGAATATGACGTAGGCAAAAAGGTATCTAAACGTATGAGATACAATATAATATGCATCAAAATACTTACTTGTCCCTTGTTTATTTTCAAGATTGCTTCAGCAGTAGCAGAAGAGCGGACCCCTTCTGTAGCCAGTTCCTCTGAGCGTTCCCCTCCCACCTCTCCTGCCATACAGCCTCTACAGGACCCACTGGCTGCTCTAGGTAAGAACACTGGGGAGGTAGTGGTAGGGATGTCCATATAGCACTGTAAATTCTTTTAAGTTTGCCAGGACTTACTGTAATTATACCACATAGGTTCGACCTTGTTTAAGGGAGTACCTAACGCAGTATTCATGTGAATTGCTAGAAGGCGCACACATCCAAAGCAAAGAATGATTTTCTTCATGCTGAAAATTCTTTTAAATTTGCCAGGACTTACTGTAATTTCATGGTATGTTTTCAAGCCATCTCTTTCATAGTCAGATCCCTTCCCCGGTCATTGTCTCGCAAAAAAGTCATCTATTCTATGATCCTGCACAAGGATGTGCACCAAAGAAGTCCTTTTTCAGCATTGACAATCTCAAGCAAGCTGTTGATTCTTCTTTCCAGATGAAAGTGTTGCTTTCACTTCTCGGGATAGGCTTGCTAGAACGCCAACGTCCAAGCCCAGACCAGGTAAAATGTTagaactttgtcttgaattccatatttgtctttcttttacaAATAGCAAGAAAGAAGTGTATCGGCATCTGCGACGTGATTCTGAGATGTATACAGAATGAGGATCAAGGAAAATTGAATTCATTTTTGCCAAAAGTTTTAACAAACAAACTCCAATGACCATGCATTCAAATTATGTTTACCTTTGTTTTTGTATCACAGCTCCAGTGTGGAAAGATATTCTGTCTCAAGAAGGAAGACAATACACTCCTACAAGAACGCTATTCCCACAAGACAATGCAAACCAAGAACCACCGCCAATTGAAGAGGGGCTTGCAGGACTACCCAACGGCTGGCCGCAGCCCAGCAAGCCTAGATATCCGTCCATCGAAGACCAAGAGTCTTCTGACTCTGAGAAACCCAGTTCGCCAGTGGGAAGTGTCTCCACACAGAGTTCCCTCCTCTCCTTACTGAATGGGAACGATAAAGGAAGGGAGGGCAAACCTTTAGAAGACTTGATCACCTTCAGCAGTGCCGAATCATCGGTACCTTCGTCCATGAATGGAGGAAAAGCGCCAAATGGCGACCAAGGGGTACGTGTTAAAGGAAAAGGAGGATCAGACAAAGCAGACGAAAGGACAAGCGAAACTAGAGGAAGGATCAGAGATGGTTTGGAAAAAGACGGTGGAAACGTGTATGAGAGAAAGtcatcctcttcctcttctgttGAAGAGATATCTACAGAGACTATGCAAAGGTTGCCACCTGCTGTAACCATGATGAGAATAGTCACTCCTCTCGGGCTGTCTGATGAAATCCCCTCAGACATTCCCATCGAAGAACTCCTGGGAAACTTGGCGTTAGATCCTGAAACATCTCTTAGGACAGACCCTGGTGACGAAATGGCTTCAGAAGAGGAAGACGCCGCACCGGCCGACCCGCCAATCAGACTCGAGAACGTAGAAGAAACTTTCAACGAGATTTTTTCCTCTCGGACTCCAACACTAGAGGTTCGGTCGCGGTTGGGGACTTTGCACACCCCAGGCAACACTAGCGCTTATCTGTCAGACCCTCAGACCCCACTATGGGAACCTGAGCTGTTTGACAGTTTCGAACACCTTTCTACCAAGTCACCTGATGGCGCAAGTTCTGGAGAGGGCAAGCTTCTCTCAGATATATTCGCCGGCAGTCAGAAGCGATCCCCTGTCGTGACCAATGGCAGCTCGTCTGCCTCGGAGGCGAGTGACCCCGGATTACAGCAGGACCGGCACCCAACCGCCAGCTCCGGGAAGAGCGTGACGTTCGCTGAGGCCCACACCGAGCACACCTACTCCGCGTACGAGTCCATGAACAGCTCAAAGGGGGCGTCGCTGTTGGACGACTCCCACTCTTCGTCGGCTCCCCCTGCCGCGGGGAATGGTACTGCCGGGAAGACTGGTGAATCTCCCGAAGACGTGATAGCCAGATACCAGAGGCTTAAAGCGAGCGCCATGGCTCTTATGGCAGAGGAAGCGGAAACAGACCCCCTGCAAAGCACACTCGCAAAGCTGTCCATCAACACTGAAGAGCTAGGGGGCGCTGCTGAGCCACTGTTGAGTGACAAGTTCTTAGAGCATTCACCGAGGAAAGATGAGGATGACGAAGACTACAGGAAAGGGTTGCAATTGTCAGGTCTACATGACGATGTGTTTTCCAGCCCTTTGGGACAGGCGAGAGGCAGGCTGGATTGGGAGGATGATGTAGAACCTAGACAAACTACAATGAACAGGTACATGcaatatttcattcattccttaCCTGCTTATGTCATTGGAACTTGTTATTCTGTGTTCTCTGCTATTTCCTTCAACTATATGTTGgaagaaatagatagatagatagatagataaaaagaaaattttaaaacttttaaagaaatgGGTGtttaaatttgctgtatatATGGGTGCTATTTATTCAGAATTAGTTAAGTTTCAATTGATATTGATGTGTGCACTGATAGAGTTTTTAttgaaaaaatcaatttttgatgaaagaagaaaaatgcaagTTAATGGCCAGCTTCACAACCTGTAATTTCATTGAATAGCAATATTGAATCTACAGTATTTAGTTTCTgtatttgactttggaagaaTTTTGATGAAGCCATTCCTTTTGCTCCTTCTTTCCAGTGGGGACAGGTACAGTTTCACATCTGCTCCAGTTTGGAGCGAGACTCAGACAGTCACTCCCAACAGGACACCTGTACATCCTGCAGGTATGTCTGTCCATGTAACAGCTCCCTCTAGCAACATAGCACCATACTGCACCTCTGTCAAAAGTGGTACAAAGGTTACtgtacatacaacatgtacCTACCCATTTAGTTTATAGTCTTGCAATGTACTTTTATTGAAAGAAAACTATGGCTGTTGTATACTCAGACGCTGTACTTTCTTGTTTTGTAGTGAACCGTATTAGGAAAGCATCAGGCACAAGGGACTCATCAAGTGCCTTAGCAAACTCCCCTGTCACTGACTGGCTCCACTCCGATGGCAGGCCCAACTTTCTCAGTAAGTCTGTTTTGTTTACTATTTATATGTGCTAAGCTACATATTGAATGAGTGGTGGAGAAAGAAAAATTAGTATGAAGCTTCTTGTCTTGGAAAGTGTACCATTATAGCgaagtccagtggttagtgagcTGGTccctggaccaagaggttgggagttcgaatcccagctgTTTTCTCCctcccaacatgcacgctactggaaagggttgtagtcacgttaagccatggtcctgTGTTCATTGCACTtctcaaaaagagctaggggaatttacctggtacaatgaacctgtatatattgtctgtcttctctgtgaTGACCACTGGAAAAttaagctcttcagtgagctgacATTGTACAAGATCACTTTTGCTTTCATAACGATATTTGTAGACCACACAGTCATGTACAATAGAGTTTCTTATTTTTGCTGGATGCCTCTTTTGAAACTCAGACAGTCTTTCTTGTGTTTGTCTAGATTCCACTAGATGATTATGTTTCATTGTCTGCTAGCATATTAGGCAGTGATCTTTTGACAAAATACCAAATAGGACACAATCATAACTGAATGAGAATACAGTTGCTATTTGAATTTTCCACATCATATTTATCTAAAACCATTATTTTCATGCAGTAGAACTTTACACACTTTCTGTTGCAGATGCTGATTCCGAGTTTCCACCACGAAGAGAGAGTTTGGGAGTATTTCTAGGTAACTTTGATTCTTTTGGTGTATTCTTTTTGcgaataactacatgtagtgacAAACGGTATTATTAGATCATAGTAAAACTGCCtcaactgatacatgtatagtatacccttttttacctttgccaaaaaagATAATGAttatgttttctgtgttgtttgtgtgtttgtggacaacaCGACTGGAGAAGCTGATGTTGGATCCTAGCAGCTTCTGCAGCGGAACTTAAATAAAATCTAATCAACCATGGGCATCATTGTTCATGCATGGCCAAACTTCTGATTTTCAtatttgatatctcatgttgtggacaagctatggtcgtgattttatagtggtagatagctcttgaagCTGAGAGTAAGTGGTATTGGTCTGGGCCTCCTAGTTTCATTCTGATTTTGATGTTCGCAGTGTCCTTTTCTGTCCCACAGTTTTGAGACCTCACATTTAATTTGTCTTGTTCCATGCAGGGGTGGATGATACTATTCTGGTCCCTCCCTCTCCGTTAGAGAGTCATCAGTACAGCTTCTCGGACACGCCCACTCCAGGCAGGGTGGCCGCAAGGGGGTCCCCCACCGTGGGTCATCTCATTGACTTCTGACGAGGGAACAGCATAGAAGGAGCCAACATTTTATGTAAATATGATACACTATCTTTCACATTAACATTCATACAGAGAGAGACAGCTATTTTGAATGAGAAAAAGTTATGATTGTATAAATCCACATGGACATGACTTGAAATGTACCCTTTTTGGTATGGAAAACAAATTTTGCTCAGAAATATACAAACTTTGATCTGTAACAGTTTGGAAGCGAAATATACAAGTCTGTAACGATTTAGAACATTTTCCTGTTTAGGACTGCATCTGTATAGTAGCTTACGGTACAACTAAATGTCTGTACGTTTTACATCTAACAATCCATTGTGTCAACATTCCATCGTGTGCCACTGTTCCATCAAGTTCTTTGTAAGAGTCTTTCTTGTATTTGTCTCATTGAGAACACAATTCTTTGTGGCAGACATTAAAGAATGACTGTATTATTACAAGCTAATATCAAAGACATACTGTTGAACATTAAGAGGAAACTTTTGTCGTTGTAGATTTATGATCGTAAGATTTTTTGTAAAGAAAGAAGTATCTTTAGatttataagaaaaaaatctctGTGACATTTTGTTCTATGAGTTCTAAATAGGATATAGATTTAACTTGGATGACTAGTCAAGCTTTGCAAAATCCATCcagaaatgtacaatgtattttcagtTTTTCAATTACGTTTGCCTGGACGGCCCGTTACGTCAACAGGTTAATCAGTGGCCAGTCAATTCTTTGCGAATAAATCAATTAACAGGTTGGGTGTGACTTCGATCACCGACCTGTAACATATGGCTCGTTTGTTGCTACCGATCCGACCACCCTTGTTATATACCGACCTCCACTGTTGTACAAAGTTTTGTATTATAGGTGCTTGTTACACTTGCTGAATTTCAATGGACGTTTCTACATACAGGTGGGGGGAAAATCTATATGGTCATTTGGGCAGACAGAGTAAATGAGAATGGCTGGAGCTTTGATGGCCTCAGCACCGAACGTGT comes from Branchiostoma lanceolatum isolate klBraLanc5 chromosome 2, klBraLanc5.hap2, whole genome shotgun sequence and encodes:
- the LOC136428549 gene encoding uncharacterized protein, with protein sequence MNLSQAPGPGPAGIMADPIDMREMFFTNLLLLGFDPTSMEAKHKIPFSRDMFALPNKKAFEVVTHYLFNRLDPIMAREAFRDCWPIYDKKGEQQFRRTVNNWMTQISREDAEANLPRIVASLFMSPGGDRFYNLMLHFSAFVILKATQVENGVKRRDIQERPAVLPSDLHLTPLMLTGVQAGLVRHRKKALDTAQTAQVLEAEWKQFANEQVKEHRHLSKKLRETERQENELLTESNEINRMSPSRRKAGGRLQHDDDMLRVKRTQAVHKVRELWKAVDELYTGTSQQREVVESILQGVLDKYKVDASKIDVRVPDLLLRECDRELQRRNIGDIYQGGKLNLLSFVQLSSLALHLYIEKLHEAGLPNFSDFSAEVSTQVHTHHAHLANAQSFRDTLADKMIPDLQESVARLTRELDSQYLPPEPNTQNSHPLSIPSLGLGLMPATPPVSFSPQEGTTGLTPAASLRRPSPEVSTPEVVSRLASSVHRAARRTTGLLVQGTPTYDRGVLTGEQTFRESIQPASKIPVKRREERPVQQPRTPPRVHQEVLRAPVAASPVTDDIFTPLKTDPKVRVETTPVHQRRRAQDMLASQSKQPMGDQRWRTPAGRQIEDPSTPSRGAQGFTPKAHQLLIDQIASAVAEERTPSVASSSERSPPTSPAIQPLQDPLAALDESVAFTSRDRLARTPTSKPRPAPVWKDILSQEGRQYTPTRTLFPQDNANQEPPPIEEGLAGLPNGWPQPSKPRYPSIEDQESSDSEKPSSPVGSVSTQSSLLSLLNGNDKGREGKPLEDLITFSSAESSVPSSMNGGKAPNGDQGVRVKGKGGSDKADERTSETRGRIRDGLEKDGGNVYERKSSSSSSVEEISTETMQRLPPAVTMMRIVTPLGLSDEIPSDIPIEELLGNLALDPETSLRTDPGDEMASEEEDAAPADPPIRLENVEETFNEIFSSRTPTLEVRSRLGTLHTPGNTSAYLSDPQTPLWEPELFDSFEHLSTKSPDGASSGEGKLLSDIFAGSQKRSPVVTNGSSSASEASDPGLQQDRHPTASSGKSVTFAEAHTEHTYSAYESMNSSKGASLLDDSHSSSAPPAAGNGTAGKTGESPEDVIARYQRLKASAMALMAEEAETDPLQSTLAKLSINTEELGGAAEPLLSDKFLEHSPRKDEDDEDYRKGLQLSGLHDDVFSSPLGQARGRLDWEDDVEPRQTTMNSGDRYSFTSAPVWSETQTVTPNRTPVHPAVNRIRKASGTRDSSSALANSPVTDWLHSDGRPNFLNADSEFPPRRESLGVFLGVDDTILVPPSPLESHQYSFSDTPTPGRVAARGSPTVGHLIDF